The following DNA comes from Methanobrevibacter millerae.
CCTGCTATTGATGCGAATTTGGTGTCCATCATTAAAGGCTCCAGTTCAATTCCTTCATTTTTTATAATCCTTTCAACGGCTTTCATTCTTGTGTAGTAGTCAGGAGTGTTTCCCTTGAATGCAAAATCTTCCGGCCTGATAGGTTGCGAAAGCTTTTCCCTGATTTTTTCAAACCTGAAATCCCTGTCTCCCATGTTCTCATTGTTTCCATGATCTTGGACTGCAATGGCTATTTCATCAAAATCGAACTCCAAATCATATCCCAGTAAGAATTCTGATAGCTTTGTGATGTTGATATCTCCCAACGTTAATTTGGTGTAATCCTTATAATCCTTATCCTTTGAAGCTATTTCAATTCCAATCGCTTCAACCTGTTCTAACTTATCCCTGATTGTTTTTGCCGGAGTCTCTTCCATTACCACTTTATATCCTTTTTCCATATGTTCAAGCAATGTTTTCTTAAGCTTTCCTCCGCCCATTATCTCTCCTTTGAAATAGATGTCGTTTTCAATTTCCCTTACCTGCTGGGAGATGTATAGGTGAGGGGAAGGAAGCACCAGCTTTATCGAATTTTCCAATTCCTTTTCATCATCGTAAATCATAATGTCCTGAGTTCCGGTTCCTACATCAATAGCTAAAGTTCTCATAATAATTTTTTTAGATTTCATTTTATTAATATATTGATTGCACAATTTTGTACAACAAAGTTTTAAATAGTACATTAATATAAAATAATTAACATGAATTATAAAGTTACATTAGATTCCGATGAAGTGCCTAAAAAATGGTATAACATTCTTGCTGATTTACCTTCTCCACTTCCGGAACCGATAAACAGTGAAGGAAAAGATCAAATTTCAGACTTACAAAAGGCTTTTACCAAAGCTGCTTTAGCTCAAGAATTTTCACCTGACAGATATGTGGATATTCCAAATGAAGTCAGAGAGCTTTACATGCAGATTGGAAGACCTTCTCCTTTATTTAGAGCAACTAGACTAGAGAAATTTTTAAACACTCCCGCTAAAATCTATTATAAGCGTGAGGATACCTCTCCTACCGGTTCACATAAGTTGAATTCAGCTATTCCTCAGGCATACTTCGCCAAAAAGGAAGGCGTTGAAAGGTTGACTACAGAAACCGGTGCTGGTCAATGGGGTACTGCATTATCTTTGGCATGTAACATGCTTGACTTGGACTGTACCGTCTATATGGTTAAGGTATCATTCAACCAGAAACCTGACCGTAAAAACATAATGCACATTTACGACAGCCAGGTATTCGCTTCCCCAAGTGAAAACACCAAGGTCGGCCGTCAAATCCTTGCCGAAAATCCGGACCATCCTGGTTCTTTGGGTGTGGCAATTTCAGAAGCTATGGAAGAGGCTTTACTTAATGATGAGGTCAAATACTCTTTAGGCAGTGTTTTAAACCATGTAATGCTTCATCAAACAATCATCGGTCAGGAATTGAAGCTTCAGCTTGAAAAGCTTGAAACCGAACCAGACATAATGATTGCCTGTGCAGGCGGTGGAAGTAATTTGGCCGGATCTTTCTTCCCGTTGCTTAAGGATAAGATTGCCGGAAATTCCGAAACCGAGTTCATAGCAGTTGAGCCTAGCGCATGTCCTACATTAACTGAAGGAAGCTATGAATATGACTTCGGTGATACAAACGGATTTACTCCAATGCTTAAGATGTTCACTTTAGGACATGACTTTGTAGCTCCAACCGTACACGCAGGAGGTTTAAGATATCACGGAATGTCTCCAATTGTTTCACTTTTAGCTAAAGAAGGATACATTTCACCTAGGTCAGTCCATCAAAAAGATGTCTTTGAAGCCGGAATTACCTTTGCACGTAATGAAGGAATCGTTCCTGCACCTGAAACTACTCATGCAATCAAGGCAACCATTGACGAAGCATTGAAATGCAAGGAGACTGGCGAGGAAAAAACTATTGTCATGAATTTCTCAGGCCATGGAATGCTTGATTTGAAAGGATATGCCTCTTACTTTGAAGGCACTATGCAAAACGCAAAATAGAGTGTTTATTCACTCTTTTATTTTTTTAATTTTTTCTTGTTATAACTTATCACTTATCACTTATAAGTTATATTTTTACTTATAACTTTTCACTTATAACTAATAACTTATTTGTGAAAACAAATACTTTATAAGGTTGAAGTTATAAAATATAACTTAACAGTTAAAAGTTAAATCTTTTAACTTATTCATAATAACTTAAATGTTAAAAGTTATTTCTTTTAACTTATTCATGTTAACTTAAAATTTATCACTTTTAAGTTAGACGGTTTAACTTATAAAAAATAAGTTATTCCTTCTACCTTAGAAGTTTTAAGGTATAATGTGGATGTTTGAAGGTATTTCTTTTAACTTATTCATGTTAACTTATAATTTATCTCATTTAAGTTGGAGGGTTTAGCATTTCTAAACCTTTTAACTTAAAGTTTCACGTTAACTTATAATTTATCTCATTTAAGTTGGAAGGTGTAGTTCTCTATACCTTTTAACTTAAAGGTATCATTTTAATTAGGAGAATTATTCAATGAGCGAAGTCATAGCCGTAATGAATCAAAAAGGAGGTTGTGGAAAGACCACTACAGTCGTAAATACTGCAACTTCTCTAGCTGTAATGGGAAAATCCGTTTTGGTAGTAGACATGGATCCTCAGGCCAATGCTACAACTAGTTTTGGAATAAATAAAAACGAGCTTCAGAATACCATTTATGATGCAATCATAGGGGATATAAATGTCAAGAAAGCCACGATTCCCACGTTTATTAAAAACCTTTTCATTATTCCCAGCAACATATCATTGAGTGGAGCAGGTGTTGAATTAAGTCAGAAGGATGATTATCATATCATTCTGAAAAATACACTTGAAGATGTTGTTCCTTTGTTTGACTATATTTTCATTGATTTGCCTCCTTCATTAGGTGTTTTAACCGTAAATGCATTAGTCGCCTCAGATAGCGTATTGATACCGATTCAAGCGGAATATTACGCACTTGAAGGTGTTGCCGATTTGATAAATACCATTAAACTTGTTGAAAAAAGGCTTAGGAGCCCTACCCCAATTAAAGGAATCCTGCTTACTTTATATGATAAGAGGACCAGATTGAGCAGGGATGTTCACAAAGAGTTGAAGAATTATTTTGGCGGTACCAATCTGCTTCTAAAAACAATTATTCCAAGGAACATTAGATTGGCTGAAGCTCCAAGTTTTGGAAAACCATGTTTAATATATGATCCGGAAAGTACTGGAACCAAGGCTTATCTAAAATTGGCAAAAGAAATATTAGAAAGAGATGGAAGTGATTAAAAATGGATCGTGGGCTTGGTAAGGGATTGGATTCTTTAATACCAAATTACTATGATGAAGACTTTGACAGCAATAACGCCTTATCGTTAGATGACATGCTAAAGGAAAACGAGGAAAAATCTAGCGAATCTAATGATGAAGATATTGTAGATGATGAAATTAATACA
Coding sequences within:
- a CDS encoding DUF1786 domain-containing protein, with the protein product MRTLAIDVGTGTQDIMIYDDEKELENSIKLVLPSPHLYISQQVREIENDIYFKGEIMGGGKLKKTLLEHMEKGYKVVMEETPAKTIRDKLEQVEAIGIEIASKDKDYKDYTKLTLGDINITKLSEFLLGYDLEFDFDEIAIAVQDHGNNENMGDRDFRFEKIREKLSQPIRPEDFAFKGNTPDYYTRMKAVERIIKNEGIELEPLMMDTKFASIAGMCWDETALKLNSFIAIDIGNGHTTAASIEDGKIQGIFEHHTSSLTPESLENYLKRLADGVITNEEVYNDHGHGAHVINRISKIEKVIVTGPKRELIEKTNLDWHHACPGGDVMMTGTIGLIKTLEAYDV
- a CDS encoding ParA family protein; translated protein: MSEVIAVMNQKGGCGKTTTVVNTATSLAVMGKSVLVVDMDPQANATTSFGINKNELQNTIYDAIIGDINVKKATIPTFIKNLFIIPSNISLSGAGVELSQKDDYHIILKNTLEDVVPLFDYIFIDLPPSLGVLTVNALVASDSVLIPIQAEYYALEGVADLINTIKLVEKRLRSPTPIKGILLTLYDKRTRLSRDVHKELKNYFGGTNLLLKTIIPRNIRLAEAPSFGKPCLIYDPESTGTKAYLKLAKEILERDGSD
- a CDS encoding TrpB-like pyridoxal phosphate-dependent enzyme, which translates into the protein MNYKVTLDSDEVPKKWYNILADLPSPLPEPINSEGKDQISDLQKAFTKAALAQEFSPDRYVDIPNEVRELYMQIGRPSPLFRATRLEKFLNTPAKIYYKREDTSPTGSHKLNSAIPQAYFAKKEGVERLTTETGAGQWGTALSLACNMLDLDCTVYMVKVSFNQKPDRKNIMHIYDSQVFASPSENTKVGRQILAENPDHPGSLGVAISEAMEEALLNDEVKYSLGSVLNHVMLHQTIIGQELKLQLEKLETEPDIMIACAGGGSNLAGSFFPLLKDKIAGNSETEFIAVEPSACPTLTEGSYEYDFGDTNGFTPMLKMFTLGHDFVAPTVHAGGLRYHGMSPIVSLLAKEGYISPRSVHQKDVFEAGITFARNEGIVPAPETTHAIKATIDEALKCKETGEEKTIVMNFSGHGMLDLKGYASYFEGTMQNAK